The genomic stretch CGGAAAGTCCATTAACTTTTGTTACCGCAACTTCAGCGGTTGCACCTTTTTTTGTCGCATGCGCTAACGCATGAGCGGCGGCATCAAGTAATTCTTGTTGTTGCCTTTTAAGTAGAGTAGTTGAATCTGTATGTTGCATTGTCATAGTCAAATCCTTAAAAAATTTTTGCTATTCTAGCTTATTTTCTATAAGGTCGCTAATTATGTGCTAGAATGCGACCCTTTTAATGATTAGACGAGGAGAGAAGATGGCAAAAGGCAGAAAACAAGACTGGTGGGATGATGAAAACCAAGAAGAAATCATTTACGTCAGTAAAAGTGAAATTAAACGTGATGCCGAAGCTTTAAAGCAACTTGGAGATAAATTAATTAACCTAACGCCAGCAAATTTGGCGAAGATTCCAATGGATGATAATTTATTGGAAGCCGTAGAATTAGCGCAACGTTTGCAACGTGAAGCACGTCGTCGCCAATTGCAATATATCGGTAAACTTTTACGCACCATGGATACTGATCCTATCCAAGAGGCATTGGATAAAGTAGAAAATAAACATCAGCAACAACAAGCGATGTTACATAAAATTGAACGCCAACGTGATGATTTGATTGCACAAGGCGATGTCGGGTTAAATGCATTATTAGAAGATTATCCAACCCTCGATCGTCAACGATTACGTACGCTTATTCGTGCTGCTAAAAAAGAAGTTGAGCAGAAAAAATTAGGCAAAGCGTATCGTGATATTTTTGTATTATTGAAAGAAGTTATGCTAGAAGCATAAATTTTTCAGAAAAATCGGGCGTGGTTATGAAGCCACGTATCCCTTATCTTCTTGCGTTGGGTTCATTGCACCACGGCGTGCGAGCTCATCGCAAATTTCATTTTCTACATGTCCACTATGACCTTTTACCCAGTGCCAATTTATAGAATGGCGTGCGACTACTGCATCTAAACGTTTCCAAAGGTCTTGATTCTTAATTTTACCTTTTTTCCAGTTGGAGGCTTTCCAAGAATGAATCCATGTAGTAATACCATTTTTCATGTATTGGCTATCGCTATACAGATCTATTTCGCAATGTTGATTAAGTGCCTCAAGTGCTTTAATTACGGCGAGGAGTTCCATACGATTATTGGTTGTTAAAAAATAGCCTTCAGAAAGCTGTTTTTCATGTTGCTGGTAGCGGAGAATTGCACCAAGCCCACCTGGACCAGGATTCCCTAAACAGGATCCATCGGTAAAAATTTGAATTTTCTTTGGTTGCATATAAAATAAATTCCTATTCATTCTTTTTTTGCGATAATAGCGGAAAACGCATAAAACTTTAAGGAAAAAAATGACAGAACAACAACCCAAAATTCAGCCACATCGCCAAATTGTTTTGGATACTGAAACTACAGGTATGCAACAGTATGGTGAACATTATCAAGGACACTGTATTATTGAAATTGGGGCAGTGGAAGTCATTAATCGCCGTAGAACAGGGCGTGAATTACATCTTTACATTAAACCTGATCGTCCCGTTGATCCAGAAGCGCAAAAGGTGCATGGTATCAGCGATGCGGACTTAGCGGATAAACCGAGTTTCCCTGAAATTGCGCAAGAATTTATTGATTTTATAAAAGGTGCAGAGCTGGTTATTCATAATGCTCCCTTCGACGTAGGATTTATGGATTATGAGTTTCGGAAACATAAATTAGGTGTACAAACCGCAGATATTTGTACCGTTCTTGATACGCTTGCGCTTGCACGTCAAATGTATCCAGGAAAACGTAACTCTCTTGATGCATTATGTACACGTTTAAATATTGATAATAGTAAACGTACCCTTCACGGGGCTTTACTGGATGCGGAAATCCTTGCCGATGTCTATTTGGCAATGACAGGGGGGCAGACCAATTTATTTGAAGATGATGATCCAAGTGTAATTGGAACGGGAAATGGTGATCAGGCAGTGATTCGTAGTCATTTGCCTCAAGAAGCAGGATTACGTGTTATTCATGCTAACAATGAGGAAAAAAAACATCACCATGATTTTTTACAACTTGTGAATAAAAAGAGCCAGAATCACTGTTTTTGGTTGTTAGATGAGGCAGAAATTGTACAAGACGTACATTGATTAAGCATTTGATAATATTTTTGAAAAAATAGGCTTGACGTTTTTCTCATATCTCATTATTATGCACCCACTTTTTGCGGAGTGGTAGTTCAGCTGGTTAGAATACCTGCCTGTCACGCAGGGGGTCGCGGGTTCGAATCCCGTCCATTCCGCCAAAATTTCCTCACGGAGCGGTAGTTCAGCTGGTTAGAATACCTGCCTGTCACGCAGGGGGTCGCGGGTTCGAATCCCGTCCGTTCCGCCACTTTCTTTTTCTCATTTATTCCCTTTTAAATTCTTATCATAAAAACATTTTTCACTTTATTTAAACTAATAATACTAAAAGTTTAATGACTTCCTATATAGCTTAAAATTCTTTGAGATATTTTGAGAAGTTTAGTGATAGAACCTCGTTATTTTGTATTTTATTCTATGATATTACTGATTTCTCTAATAGGTCTAGATAAGGATCACCATCTAATATCTACATATTTATATTTCTTTAATCTAACTATTTTAGATTAAATTTCTTCTTTTATTAAACTTTAATTTTATATATATCAAATAGTTAATTTATAACGTTTAATACTAATTTAAAATTAGTTTAAATAGTAAATATGACTATTAATTTTTTTACTAATTTAAAAAAAATATAACTACTCAATTTTAGTTGCTTCTAATTTATTAAATAAAGTATTAGCATTACCAAGATAATATGGAATATTACATACTTTACTTAAATATATCTGCTTTTAAAATTAGGTAATCTTTTGATTATTAAATAAACTAGTAGATATATAAAATATTCCAATTAATGAGAAGAGTCCAATAATATTGATTTAAAGGAACGTATATTAATTAAGAAGATTTTAAATAGTTATATATAAATTGTATTTTATTTTATGAAAAAGTTAAAGAATTTATAGTATTTATTATCTAGAAAATAAACTGGAGAATATATGAATAAAACTTTTAAAACTATTTTTGATAAAAAAACATCAAGATTGGTTGTAGCTTCTGAACTTGCGAAAAATTCAGGAAATTGTCAATCTGAATCTGATGGTAGGAATGTTACTACTTTTAGTAAACGTAATAAAACTTCTTCGGCAATGCTAAAAATCGCAGGGCTGTTAGGATTGTGCATTGCAACCATGCCAATGGCGTATGCGATTGGTAATGGGAATATAGGTGGTGACAGTACAGGCGGTCCGGGTGGTTCAGCTACTCCAGTACCTCTCCCTCCAGTTGGTTCTGGTCAAACCGCTGGTGGTAATGGCTTTTTCCCTCCTTCTGGAGGACCTAATCAGAATATACCAAAACCTTCAATCCAAGGTCGTAATCTAAATACAGATAATTCTCCTACAGGTGTGATTAATAATAATTTAGATGCGAAAATTAAGGCGAATACTGAAGGTATTAAGGCAAATAAACAGATGATTAATAATAATAACCGTATAATTGGTAATATTGATGCTAAAGTGAGTGGACTTGTTTCAAAAGTTGCCAAAGATTCAAATAGAATCGATCATGTCATTGCGGATAATACGAGTAATGCAAGCCATATTAAGGATAACGCAACGAAAATTGCGACAAACAAAGAAGGCATTACAAAAAATAAAGAGTTGATTGGGAAAACTGATGCTCGAGTAAGTGGTGTTGTCACTAAAGTGGCAGACAATACTAATAAAATCGATCATGTTATTGCTGATACCACAATCAATGCGCAAAATATTGCAAAAATTGCCAAAGAACGTGCTGATGTTAGTGGTGTGATTTCAAAAGTTGCGATTAATACGGCGAGTATTAATAATGTTTCAGCCCGCATTTCTTCTAATACCAAAGCGATAGAAGCAAATAAAACGGCAATTGCTGAAAACCAATCTCGTATCAATCATCTAGATAAGCGTGAAGAACGCCATATGGCACAGTTATCTGCATTAGCGGGTTTATTCCAACCGTATGAAATTGGGCAATTTTATGTTACAGGTGCTGTTGGACAATATCGTAATAATACTGGAATCGCACTAGGTTCAGGTTACCGTTTAAATCGAAATGTAGCCTTCAAAGTAGGCGTATCTATGACGACTCAGAAACAAGATGATGCTGCTTATAATGCAGGTGTTTATATTGGTTTCTAGTTTATTTTGATTCTCACTTTATCAGGTCATCAACATAAAGTGTAAATGGCGTTGTAAAGGTGAGAAAATTAGCACTGTATTGATAAAAGCCGCCATTATGGCGGCTTTTTTATTGTTGAGCATATTATTCGCGCAATACCTGGTAATCTTTGAAAACCGATTAAATTGCCAAAACTTCACTATGGTTTAGCAGACATTTTGAAAATTGTGATATTTGTCATTGCTTTTCTTTTTGATTTTTTAGAAAATTTATACGAATTATGTTTAATTAAGTTACAATTATTTTTTATAAATTGTAATGTATAACGAATATCTAAATAGACCATGTCCAAGGAGCAATTTATGGCGACCCGGTTATTAAAAAAGAGCTTAGCATTTGCTTTATCTGTCATCTTTATTGGAACTGCACAAGCAAGTGATCCTGTGGCATTCAACACCGAAGGATTTAGTGATTTAGTTGCAGCAAAATTTGGAAATGTTGAACCCAATGATGTACACAAAGTATTAAGTGCGGGTAAAGTATCGGATACGCTGTTAGTCTCTCTTGCCCCAAACAAAATGATTGATTTTGCTCATCCTTTTCCACAACCAACAATGACGTTTATTCCTTCATCGGCACGTGATTTATTGGCACTAGGAGGGCTGGGCGGTCACGGTAACATGATTTCTATGGAAAAAATTATCTCGCTTAAACCAGATCTTATTATTGATGTGGGAAGCGTGGGACAAAGCTATGTGGATACCGTAAAACGTGTGCATGAAAAAACTAAGGTTCCCGTGGTATTGGTGGATGGCAATTTTGCGGATACGCCACAACAAATTCGCACAGTAGCAAAATATATTGGCGATACGAAAAAAGGTGATTTGTTGGCGAATTATGCACAACGTATTTTAGATATGACCAAAGATGCTACACAAATTAATGGTGTCGCAAAATCAGTGTATTACGCACGAGGTACAGATGGTTTAGAAACGGCTGCCACCAATTCAATTCATAGCGAAGTATTAAATTGGGTCGGATTAAAAAATGTGGTGGATATGAAAAGTCAAAAAAGTACAGCACGTGTTTCGATGGAACAACTTTATAAATGGCAGCCTGATATCATCGTTACCCAAGATCCGACTGCTTATCAACATATTCAAACCTCTCCACTTTGGCATCAATTAAAAGCGGTACAAGGTAAAGATGTTTACCTCGTACCAAATAAACCATTTGGTTGGTTAGGGCAACCACCAAGTGTGAATCGCTTACTTGGTGCATTATGGCTCACGCATAAATTGGATCCAAAACGTCTAGATACTAGCGATTATCTCAATTTCGTGAAAAATTACTTCCAACTTTTTTACGATTACCAATTGACACCACAAGATGAAAAATCACTTGGTATTCTCTAAATCGCAAAATTTTTTACGAAAAAGCTGGCGACAAATCGTGCCGCCAGCTTTATTAATTGGTTGTGTGCTTACTGCCTGTTGTATTGGACAATATCCAATATCACTCCATGACTTATGGCAAAACCTCTTTTTTCCTTCGACCTCGTCTAACTCAATTATCCATACTGTATTATGGCAGGTTCGTCTCCCTCGTATTTTAACCGCTATTCTCGCAGGTGCGGCACTTTCAATGGCAGGGGCGACTTATCAAAGTATGTTTAAAAATCCGCTAGTATCCCCTGATATTTTAGGTGTCAGTGCTGGGGCAGGCTTAGGGGCGGTTGCTATTATTTTTGTTGGAGGATCGCTTTGGCAACTTCAATTAAGCGCCTTTATCGGTGGACTAGTTGCTGTTGCGATTGTCTATGCTATTGCCAAAATTGCCCGCTATCACGCCCCGATTTTAGCATTAGTTTTGGCAGGAATTGCACTCGCTGCCTTATTGAAAGCAGGAATTTCCATTTTAAAAATTTTTGCTGATCCCTATAGCCAATTAACCACCATGACTTTCTGGCTATTAGGCGCCTTAAACATGGCAACTTTCCACGATCTTGCTTTTATGGTTCCACTTATTTTACTTGCCGTACTTCCCTTAATTTTATTACGTTGGCGGATGAATTTATTAAGTTTAGAAGACGAAGAGGCGCAAAGCTTAGGCTTAAATCTCTCTCGCACCCGTTTAATCTTTATCGTTTCTGCTACCTTAATGACCTCTACTATTATTGCCGTTACGGGAATTATTGGCTGGATTGGGCTAATCGTCCCCCATGTTGCACGACTTTGGCTTGGCGAAAAAGGGAGTGATTTTCGCCAACTATTACCTGTCACGATTTTCTTTGGTAGCGCAATATTATTAATTGCTGATACTTTCTCTCGTGCCACCTTTAGTGTCGAAATTCCACTGGGGATCATTACTGCTATTGTTGGTGTGCCATTTTTTCTAGGTTTATTAATTTTAGGTGGACGTAAATGAGTTTTCTGTCCTTGCAAAATTTAGCGATTGGTTATAAAAAGAAAGTAATTGCGGATAAATTGAATATCACATTTTCTGAAAAACAGATTGTTTGTTTACTCGGTGCGAATGGGTGTGGCAAAACAACGTTATTAAAAACGATATTAGGGCTACTTCCACCCATGAGCGGAGAAATTTATCTCAATAATCAGAATTTAAAACATTATCCAACACCACAGCTAGCAAAACAGATTGCTTATGTACCGCAAGCCCATCGCCACTTTAATTTTAGTGTACAAAATGTTGTATTAATGGGACGCAATCCCTATTTAAAATGGTATCAAAGCCCCAATTCTTGTGATAAAGAAATTGCCCAAATGGCACTGGCACAAATAGGAATTGAGCATTTTTTAACGAAAAGTTTTGATAGATTAAGCGGTGGGGAACAACAACTGGTTTTGATTGCAAGAGCCTTAGCACAACAGCCCAAATTATTGATTATGGATGAACCTACTTCAAATTTAGATTTTGGTAATCAATTACGGGTTTTAGAAAAAATCAAACAGCTGAATGCTGAAACTCAATTAGGCATTTTAATGACAACGCATCAGCCTGAGCAAAGTTTACAAGTCGCAGATCGAACATTATTATTTCATCAAGGAAAAATTCTTGCTGATGATATACCGCAACGTATTTTAACCGTACAGAACCTTGCGAAAATTTATCAACTCGCCCCTGCGGTTATCCAAAAACATTTTCACTTTATGGCATAAGGAGAACTGTATGACAGACACTCAATTACCGACTATCCATGATATTGATTTTGCAACTTTATACAAAAATCATTTCCAATTATCTGCCCGCAAAGGTAAAACGGCTGAAGATTGGAAAGAAAAAGCCGAAAAAATGCAGCGTTCTGATTTCGATTTACAAAGTGAATATGTGAAACAATTTATGGCGCATATGAAACTTTCACCAACCGATACCGTATTAGATGTTGGGTGTGGCGGTGGTGCGTTAGCACTAGCAATCGCACCGCATGTTCAAGCCGTTTATGCACTAGATTTTTGCCAAGAAATGTTAGATATCGTGCAAGAACGTGCAAAATCAATGAATATCACAAATATTTATCCGATTTTGCGGGCGTGGGAAGATGATTGGGATAATGTACCTGAATGCGATATTTGTATTTCATCACGCTCCTCAATGGTAGGCGATCTCGACGATGCTTTAAATAAACTTAATCAACATGCCCGTAAAGCAGTTTATATGAGTATGCTCGTAGAAAAAGATTTTATCTCACCAGAAGTATTACGTGTGATTAATCGTGATTCTATCGGCTTTCCGAATTATATGTATGCGCTAAATTTACTTTATCAAAAAGGCTATTTTCCAACTGTAAATTTTATTGAATCTCATGGTTGCCTCGTTGAACCTAAAGCCCTCACGGCGGATCAACTCATCAAAGCCGTCAGCTGGTCAGTCGGTAAATTAACCGAGCAAGAAATCAAAGATCTCAAACTCTACCACACCGCCCACCCTGATATTAAAAGCCCTTACAACCTTTTCAGAAAATGGGCGTTATTAGAATGGAGCAAATAAGAATAACTTATTTTATTTATAAAAAATTATAATTAAATCAATTTGTTATGATTTGTACGTATTCTTTTGTTTTATTTTTAATATTTAAAAATACATTAAAAAAATGTAAAATTCATAACAATCGTTATATATTATTTTTATTTTTAGATTTTAAAATATGCAAATGCATGTGTGAATTTTAAAAAAAATAGCAATCTATAATCCGCTGAATAAACTTGCGCAGCACACAAAAAGTGCCGTAAAAAATTTAGAGGATTTATATATGAAATGTACTTTAATAAAAACAACGATAGCGATAGTGATCTCAATGACCGTGTCGGGCATGTCTTATGCTGAACAAAATCAAACGGCAAGTGAATCACAACAGAATGTCTCAGGGAATGAAACATTACAAACGGTTAAACAGAAAACTGCAATTTTAAAAAGTTTGACTAAAAGTGCGGCAGAAAAAAGTAAACGCCAAGAGGATCTTATTAAAATATTAAAAAATAAGTTTTCTAACTATGAACAGCGTTTTGGGCATAATGAAGAGCTATTAAATAAAAATTATCTAGGATTAATGGAACATCATAATCGTATTAATGATAATGCTTCCTATAACAGTGTTAATAGAGGAGTTATTGCTCAAAACACACAAGCAATAAAAAATAACTCACGCCGTATCCACAATTTAGATAAACGTGAACAACGTCATATGGCTCAAAATGCAGCATTAGCAGGCTTATTCCAACCATACTCAATCGGTCGTTTAAACGTAACTGCAGCAATGGGGCAATATCGCAGTAATAATGCGATAGCATTTGGTGCTGGTTATCGTTTTGATAACAACCTTGCAGTGAAAGCGGGATTCTCTATGAGTACTAATGCAGCGGATGATGCAGCTTATAATGTTGGTGTAAACTACGAATTCTAAGCGATAGCTTTTAATCTCACCTAACATAAAGCCCCCAATTGGGGGCTTTTTATTTCTTACGCTCCAATTTTCGGAAAAATTTATGGAATAAAAAGGAAAATGATATACTGCGGGCATTTTAGAAAAAATGAGTAAAACAATGCGTTATATTTATACTTTTATTTTTTATCTTGCGGTGCCGTTTATTTGGTTTTTTATGTGGTTGAAGGGTCGCAAGAATCCAGACTATGCCAAACGTCATATGGAGCGTTATGGGTTTTATAAAAATTTGCTAAAACCTAAGCCAAAAGGAATTGTAGTGCATGCTTCAAGTGTGGGTGAAGTGATGGTGGCGACACCTTTAGTAAAAGCTTTACAGGCACGCTATCCTGATTTAGCGATTACGTTTACCTGTATGACACCAACAGGATCGGATCAGATTAAGAAAACTTTTGGCGAAAGCGTGACGCATTGTTATTTGCCTTTTGATCTACCGTTTGCGATTAAACGTTTTTTACGTTTTATTGATCCTAAGGCAGTTATTATTATTGAAACTGAGCTTTGGGCAAATTTATTTTATGCGTTAAAATGCCAAAATATCGCATTGATGATCGCAAATGCTCGTCTTTCTGCACGCTCGAGTGCGCGTTATGCAAAATTCCAAAAAACAATGGGTGAGATTTTGCAGTGCGTTGATTTGATCGCCCCACAAGATAAACTCAGTGCCGATCGTTATTTGGCGATTGGCGCAACACCTGAGCAAGTGAAAGTCACGGGAAATATTAAGTACGATTTAACGCCCTCTGCGGAAATTTATAAAAAAATTAACGAAAATCGGGGCGTGTTTAATAAGCGTCCTGTTTGGGTGGCAGCAAGTACGCATGAGGGTGAAGAAGAGATTATTTTAGATGCTCATCAAAAGTTACGCACAAAATTTCCAAATTTATTGTTGGTGTTAGTGCCTCGTCATTTAGAAAGATTTGATGCAGTTGCTACTTTGATTAAGAATAAAAATTTAAGCTTTGTGCGTCGTAGTGAGCATCAAGGTGTAAAAAATGAAGCCGTCTTGTTAGCCGATACAATGGGCGAGTTGTTATTTTTCTATGGTTTGTGCGATGTGGCTTTTATTGGCGGCAGCTTAATTACACGTGGCGGGCATAATCCACTGGAAGCGGCAGCGTTTAAAAAGCCTATTGTATCAGGGGTCGAAGTATTTAATTTTCATGATGTTTATCAGCAACTTAACGATGCGAAAGCAGTAAGTTGGGTAGATAAGACGGTCGAAAGTGTCGCAAATGAAGTGGGATATTTATTACAAAATCCGCAGGAACGCACAAGAAATGGAGAGGCAGCCTATGCAGTTTTACAACGCAACCAAGGTGCTTTAGAAAAATTATTAGGTTTTATGCAACCTTATTTGGAGAGTTAAAATGATTAAAGTCATTTATCCTGGCACGTTTGATCCTATTACGAATGGGCATGTTGATATTATTGCTCGTGCTGCAAAATTATTTTCACAGGTTATGGTAGCAGTTGCGAAAAATCCAAGTAAAGGTACGCTCGTTTCTTTTGATGATCGTATATTTTTAACAAAAGAAGCATTGGCACATTTACCAAATGTAGAAGTAATTGGTTTTGATGGATTATTGGCAAATCTGGTAAAGGAACAGAATATCACAGCGATTGTGCGGGGGGTGCGTAATAGTATTGATTTTGAATATGAGCGCCAACTGGTAGATGTTAATGCGCATTTAGCGAATAATGTTGAGACCATTTTACTTACTGCTTCCGAAAAAGTGGGATATATTTCTTCAACCGTAGTACGAGAAGTTTTTCTTCATGAAGGCGATGTCGGTGGAATGGTGCCAGAAAATGTATTGAATTATCTTCTATCTTTAAAGTAATGGGGTAGAGGGGAGAATCAAAGAATATTAATTTAGTTACGCCTCAAAAAGCGAATAATTTTATGAGATTTATCGTATTTTTGTAGATCGGTATAAAATCACCATAAAAAAACGGACACAATAAAGACTGTCCGTTTTTTTAACAGATATAAAGAATATTCAGAGAAAGAAATATTAGACTAATTTAATAAATCTTCTGAATCACGAGTCATACGGTTTAATTTTGCTAGACCTAACCCACAACTTTTAATTTGGGTTGCTCGTTCTAGTTTTAAAATCTGTGCTTTGCTAGCATTTAATTTTGCCCGAATTTGTTCAAGATTTGGATGAGTACCAGGTTGTTTTGCTGCATCGCTTACAAGCATATCTGCTTCATCAAATAATTTTTGGCATTGAACAGGGATATTATCAATGCTAGTAGGGGCTGCAAAAGCGGAAGAAATACTACCCGCTAAAAGAGCAGAACCTAACAAAAGTTTAAATAATTTCATAAAATGAGTAAAAGTTGTACTGATTGCAAAGGTGTGCAAAATCTAACAAATTTTTTTTTTCATGTCTAGTATTTTTCTTAACATTAAAAACAAATAAATAATTAGGAAAAATTAATATTATAGAGGTATTATCTAAAAGTGGTTTTGTCTTTTTTACTCAATATGTTGATAATAACTATTACAAAAATAGGTGTTTATTGTGAATGTAATTGTAGTAGAATGGTGAAAAGTCTTGCGTATTTTTTGTGATTGTTATGAGAGATAGGCTTTTTGTAAGGTAAGAGTAACATTCACAAAAAAGGACAAAATTCAGCTTGAATATGTTTTCATTCAAGCGTCAGGGGGTGGTTGAAAAATCACTGGAAAAGCTTTTTAGCTCTTACAATACAAGGAGTTAGAGATGTTAGATATTGTTGATCTCTCTAGATTGCAGTTTGCATTAACTGCGTTGTATCACTTTTTGTTTGTACCACTAACATTAGGGTTATCCTTTATTCTTGTTATTATGGAAACCATCTATGTTGCTACAGGTAAAGAAGTGTACAAAGATATGACTAAATTCTGGGGTAAGTTATTTGGTATTAACTTTGCTCTAGGTGTTACCACTGGTATTACCATGGAATTCCAATTCGGTACTAACTGGTCATATTATTCTCATTATGTTGGTGATATTTTCGGTGCACCTCTTGCTATCGAAGCATTATTAGCATTTTTCTTAGAATCTACTTTCGTTGGTTTATTCTTCTTTGGTTGGAATCGTTTGACTAAAGGTAAACACTTAATCGCAACATACTGTGTTGCAATCGGTTCTAACTTATCTGCAATGTGGATCTTAGTTGCTAATGGTTGGATGCAACATCCAGTTGGTTCTCATTTCAATTTCGAAACCATGCGTATGGAAATGAGTAACTTCTTTGATCTTTGGTTTAACCCTACAGCGCAAGACAAATTCCTTCACACTGTAACTGCTGGTTACGTTTCAGGTGCGTTCTTCGTACTTGCAATCAGTTCTTACTACATCTTAAAAGGTCGTGACCTTGGCTTTGCAAAACGTTCATTCGCAGTTGGTGCCGTATTCGGTTTAGTTGCTACTATTGCTGTATTCTTCATGGGTGATGAATCTGCTTACAATATTGGACAAGTTCAACCAACTAAACTTGCTGCTATGGAAGCTGCATGGACAACAGAACCTGCTCCAGCTAGCTGGGATCTTGTTGCTATTCCTAATGAAGCCCAAGAAAAAAATGACTTTGAAATTTCTGTGCCATGGCTTGGCGGTATCCTTGCAACTCGTTCATTAGACAAACAATTTGCGGGTATGAAAGAGCTTATTGCGAAAAATGAAGGTCGTATTAAACAAGGTATGATTGCTTACGGTTTACTTGAACAACTTAAAGCTGAAAAAGCAAAAACTGGTCATGTAGATGAAGCAACTAAAGCGGCATTTGAAAAAGTCGAAGGTGATTTAGGTTACGGTTTCTTACTTAAAGCTTATGCACCAAACGTTGTTGATGCAACTCCAGCTCAAATTGCAAAAGCTGCACGCAACTCTGTACCAAAAGTATTACCTAACTTCTACGCATTCCGTGTAATGGCAGGTGTTTGGGGCTTAATGATTCTCCTTACTCTTGGCGCATTTACTGTGACTGTGCGTAAAGAAATCGGTAAATACCGTTGGTTATACCTCTGCTTATTATGGGGTCTTCCTCTCCCTTGGTTCGGTATCGAATGTGGTTGGTTCTTAGCTGAATTTGGTCGTCAGCCATGGACTGTATACGATATTTTACCAGTGAATATGGCAGCATCTAACCTTAGTGCGGGTGATCTCTACTTCTCTATTGGTTTACTTTGTGGCTTATATTCTATCTTTATCGTGTTCGAAAGTTTCTTAATGTTCAAATTCGGTCGTCTTGGACCAAGCTCATTAAAAACTGGTCGTTATCATTTCGAACAATCTAAATAAGTAGGAGTTTACGATGATTGATTACGAATTTCTCCGCTTTGTTTGGTGGATTTTAATAATCGTTCTACTGATCGGTTTCTCTGTGACCGATGGGTTCGATATGGGCGTACTTACACTTCTTCCTTTTGAAGGTAAAAAAGAAGTTGAAAAACGCATTATGATT from Actinobacillus delphinicola encodes the following:
- the dnaQ gene encoding DNA polymerase III subunit epsilon — encoded protein: MTEQQPKIQPHRQIVLDTETTGMQQYGEHYQGHCIIEIGAVEVINRRRTGRELHLYIKPDRPVDPEAQKVHGISDADLADKPSFPEIAQEFIDFIKGAELVIHNAPFDVGFMDYEFRKHKLGVQTADICTVLDTLALARQMYPGKRNSLDALCTRLNIDNSKRTLHGALLDAEILADVYLAMTGGQTNLFEDDDPSVIGTGNGDQAVIRSHLPQEAGLRVIHANNEEKKHHHDFLQLVNKKSQNHCFWLLDEAEIVQDVH
- the yjgA gene encoding ribosome biogenesis factor YjgA; its protein translation is MAKGRKQDWWDDENQEEIIYVSKSEIKRDAEALKQLGDKLINLTPANLAKIPMDDNLLEAVELAQRLQREARRRQLQYIGKLLRTMDTDPIQEALDKVENKHQQQQAMLHKIERQRDDLIAQGDVGLNALLEDYPTLDRQRLRTLIRAAKKEVEQKKLGKAYRDIFVLLKEVMLEA
- the rnhA gene encoding ribonuclease HI → MQPKKIQIFTDGSCLGNPGPGGLGAILRYQQHEKQLSEGYFLTTNNRMELLAVIKALEALNQHCEIDLYSDSQYMKNGITTWIHSWKASNWKKGKIKNQDLWKRLDAVVARHSINWHWVKGHSGHVENEICDELARRGAMNPTQEDKGYVAS
- a CDS encoding ABC transporter ATP-binding protein, which encodes MSFLSLQNLAIGYKKKVIADKLNITFSEKQIVCLLGANGCGKTTLLKTILGLLPPMSGEIYLNNQNLKHYPTPQLAKQIAYVPQAHRHFNFSVQNVVLMGRNPYLKWYQSPNSCDKEIAQMALAQIGIEHFLTKSFDRLSGGEQQLVLIARALAQQPKLLIMDEPTSNLDFGNQLRVLEKIKQLNAETQLGILMTTHQPEQSLQVADRTLLFHQGKILADDIPQRILTVQNLAKIYQLAPAVIQKHFHFMA
- a CDS encoding FecCD family ABC transporter permease, with the protein product MKNHLVFSKSQNFLRKSWRQIVPPALLIGCVLTACCIGQYPISLHDLWQNLFFPSTSSNSIIHTVLWQVRLPRILTAILAGAALSMAGATYQSMFKNPLVSPDILGVSAGAGLGAVAIIFVGGSLWQLQLSAFIGGLVAVAIVYAIAKIARYHAPILALVLAGIALAALLKAGISILKIFADPYSQLTTMTFWLLGALNMATFHDLAFMVPLILLAVLPLILLRWRMNLLSLEDEEAQSLGLNLSRTRLIFIVSATLMTSTIIAVTGIIGWIGLIVPHVARLWLGEKGSDFRQLLPVTIFFGSAILLIADTFSRATFSVEIPLGIITAIVGVPFFLGLLILGGRK
- a CDS encoding YadA-like family protein; amino-acid sequence: MNKTFKTIFDKKTSRLVVASELAKNSGNCQSESDGRNVTTFSKRNKTSSAMLKIAGLLGLCIATMPMAYAIGNGNIGGDSTGGPGGSATPVPLPPVGSGQTAGGNGFFPPSGGPNQNIPKPSIQGRNLNTDNSPTGVINNNLDAKIKANTEGIKANKQMINNNNRIIGNIDAKVSGLVSKVAKDSNRIDHVIADNTSNASHIKDNATKIATNKEGITKNKELIGKTDARVSGVVTKVADNTNKIDHVIADTTINAQNIAKIAKERADVSGVISKVAINTASINNVSARISSNTKAIEANKTAIAENQSRINHLDKREERHMAQLSALAGLFQPYEIGQFYVTGAVGQYRNNTGIALGSGYRLNRNVAFKVGVSMTTQKQDDAAYNAGVYIGF
- a CDS encoding ABC transporter substrate-binding protein — translated: MATRLLKKSLAFALSVIFIGTAQASDPVAFNTEGFSDLVAAKFGNVEPNDVHKVLSAGKVSDTLLVSLAPNKMIDFAHPFPQPTMTFIPSSARDLLALGGLGGHGNMISMEKIISLKPDLIIDVGSVGQSYVDTVKRVHEKTKVPVVLVDGNFADTPQQIRTVAKYIGDTKKGDLLANYAQRILDMTKDATQINGVAKSVYYARGTDGLETAATNSIHSEVLNWVGLKNVVDMKSQKSTARVSMEQLYKWQPDIIVTQDPTAYQHIQTSPLWHQLKAVQGKDVYLVPNKPFGWLGQPPSVNRLLGALWLTHKLDPKRLDTSDYLNFVKNYFQLFYDYQLTPQDEKSLGIL